The following DNA comes from Erigeron canadensis isolate Cc75 chromosome 3, C_canadensis_v1, whole genome shotgun sequence.
CATCCCCCAAAACTTAAGATGGATGTCGTGGCCAAAAtcaaagggttttttttttacatttttctttctatatatttagaaaGGATGTGGGTTCCAATTTTTGTCGTCGCTATATAGACATGCAGCAgctaacaaatacttgtttgcACGATGGACGGTGTGAAtgtgtgatggtggtggtgacggcaaCAATGGTGGCCGTAAGGCAGTGACGGATGATAGTGGTGGCGAATGTGACAGTAGcaatgtggttattaatataaaatcaatgttaaaGATAGTactgtaattattttaagagttgaggGTACGTTGTATGTGgtaaaattaattcattaaagataTCATAGACATTTCAAGTAAAGATGCttaaaatagtaaataaatagGAGACACATTGTAGGTTACCAAATTTCAAATCTCAAGTTAGAAAAAAATAGAAGGATTAAAAGTAGATATAGGACTTGGCATATATCTACAACCAATAAGTGACGATGGTATCGTTGAAAAATAGAACTTTAACAACGACACCGGCGGGCTAATAGTGACGACGTATGTCAACGCTTAATTGAAGTGTGTTCTTCTATTGTGGCCGAAAAAGATAGACGTACTAGCTAGGCGATGAACCACCATATAAAATGTATGttgtgtatttttattttttttaccgtAATGGATCATATTTAGTTATAGCATATTAACTTTCAGCGTTAagctataataatataaaaaatagctAATGGAAAATCCTGGTTGTTCCTTAATTACCtatctctttatataactaagagagaatgattttttttattagctGTCAATTATGAGAGAATGTCATATAGAATTTTTCATTAGGTGTAATACTTTCATaaatttcctaattttaagtattgctttaaaaattattctttatcctaatcatcattaattaataaataagagtaaaaaaaactatatatgtagTAAATCTCATCgtaattttttcatttatattatatatatatatatatatatatatttatgttttatatttattattattatttctttttttattataattcatAATTTTATTGTATTAATATTCGATTAGTGATTTAGTCGAGTTAATCAATAAGTCAAAGTTTTGATTACGAAAGGTAATTCATTCGCTTTACTACCAAATATATGAATGGTCTAacaaaaacattatatttatatatgttgataTTTGATAGATGTTTAGATTAGATATAGTGGTTACCATTAGATACATCaagaaataatgataataaactaataataatagtaataatacgagtaactaatttgttaaagtttttttatttaaattgaaCTGATTCCTTTTACATTTatctattaataattatattttatataaaattattactattttaacAAGTAATTATACAAGTAACATCTCtatttatcaaaatttattatattgtCTATTCGTGCAACGCATGTGTTTAATCTATTTACTTATAAATACTTTAGGTTCGATCGATATGCATAAATTGTGACTTCCACATTTTAATTTTGGTTTCCAAATACAGAAAAGGTAAGCTAGCGCGCAGTACCACACCGTTGATGACTTTGTCATATCATATGTAGTTAATTTTACTGGAGCAGAGCCAGAATTTTCAGTCTATGCGTCGCTGAACAGTTTTCATGATACTAACAAATGTAAAATTTAAActacaaaataaattttaaatcagCCTGGGGctgactaaaaaaaatatataaacatagtaCTAagaaaatatagttttatagAAATCGTGGGTTGCTATGGTCACCCTTGGCCACCAAATAGATTTTGCCACTGCACGAATCATTACATATTTAAACGAAtgatcatacatatatatatatactggaaTTCGAATTTTCAAAGtaaataatttgatatatatatactagtatatatatgggGGCGTTTAGTAGGAGAGAATCattgagaatggaaatgtaataaagaatggaaatagtaggaaagagaatgagtatttggaaagagaataatTACATTGTTTGGTAACAACATAGAAtcataataagaaaaatataaaaaataaacaacttaatatgaatttttttttaacaaaaactaattataatatcataatacaaataattaaaattaataattaaatacatgagaaaaaaagaaaaaaaaaagataatttgatTTAATTCTCACCATTCTTCACCATTTTAGGAGGAATCATGAGAATGGAAATGATTTCCCCTTTTACCTcttcatttccattctcttgtgtaaccaaacaagggaagtgattctcattccatttccacCCTTTCTATTCAaccctaccaaacaccccatatgagtatatgacattAAAAGTCTAGATATGTCGAATTTAGTGGATGAAAGACCTCACTTCCCTTAGTCTCGACTATCTCCAAATGCTTTTCCAAAAGATACATATAAACAATCCAGTCTCCATTACTTTTTGCACTTGGCATCGGCATTACATATCCGGTTTGCCCGCCCCAAGGGAACATATACGACCCAAATCGTGGCTTTCCCCATCCAAAATCAACACTTTCCACCGGAAAACGTTGCCCTGACGACACCACGATTGCATCACCGTCGTTTTCTTCTATTTTGGTGTATATCTTTGCAACTGCTTGTTTGGGTCGTTTCAACTCGACCCAATCAATGAGCCCTCTAAAATGATCTTCCGTTGTAGCAACATTTATAAAATCATCGACTAAAGTAGTCACTTGGCTAAGTGGCATGTCCCTTAGTTGATCCGAAACCACTTGACCATATGGGATAGATAGTATGTTGCCAAAGTAATTTTCCATAGGCAAAGAGAGCTTATCAAGCCTTTTACGCCCATCCACTACAACGCCCATCCTACAAGTTTTCGACCCATCTTCACACTCACTCATTAGCCTCCATAAATAAGCGGTCAACGATACAAGCTTGCTTCTTTTAGGATTTCCATTCAAGCTAGAAATAGATTGAAGATTATTGATAGCTTCAGATTTGACGTAGTATATGCGGCTTATGAGAGGGTTGGTCGGGACAGAAGGATTTGGTGGAGGGAGTGATGACAAAGGAACGAATAAGGTGTCGTAGAGGCTGTCAATAAGTAGCGGGCGTCTTGGGTTCAGCATCGAACGTCTAAAAGATGGGACAGTTGATATTGCTTCAGACTTGCTAATCTCGGCCCATGCTACCAAGAACATGTTCATTGAGTAAGCATCCGCTACTCGATGATCAAACTTGCATCCGATAACTAGCCCTCCACAGTTTAGCTCGGTCACCTGTTTCACAAACAAACAAtcagaaaaaataaataatggaaaaaaaagtAACTTAATTATAAGCCCAAATTTCTAGCtcgttaaaagaaaaaaaaaaaccccttcATTGTTTATCTTATCATTTTGGGTTCGTTTATATTATTAGAACATCAATAGAAAGTACAAGAAAATTGAGGACAAAAAACTTTTTGTGAGGTTAAATAACCTTGCTATAGAATTAAATACATAAGTACCTagtcttttataaaaatatatcaatttagctgaattttcttttatttataaaaaataccagaaaaaatcgcaataaaaaaaatttttaattgcaATAATGATATTTACAAAGCAGTTTTTGTATAATTTGACAACCAGCGTCTTGCTAGTTACATTatgttaatataatataattttgttgttaaaaaatatatatatttacaaagcAGCTTTTGGTGTGAAGCAAGAATAATTGTACGTAAAGGtacttgatatatatttaattacctGAACTGAAAAAACACCACTTTTCTTAACAGgaacaaattttgttttaacaGAATCATCAGGGTGATGAAGATCAATGTCCTTAAGCATGACATCAGCATAGGCATGAATAAAATCGACACCACGGCTATTACAAAGCAACTCGGGTTCACCGTGGATGTTTTGGACAATTTCTCCCGCAAGCGGGTAAAAGGGGGACAGTGCTTGAGCTAGAGACTTCTTGAGGAGGTTAACATTTTCTGTATAAAAATCAGATTTCTTGTAACAAAAGAAAACTCCAACGTCTAGCTCCGGAAGAAGCAAGTCGAGGTTTGACATCGGTAGCCAATGGTTTTGTACTGGTAATGCCGCGACAACGACGTCCTTTTGCTTAATAGAAACCGAGAAATTAGTTCCATATGAATCCATGAAACTATAATGAGGTAGAAAGTagtaaaagagaaagaaaaattgTCAAGATGTAAATAAGATGAAGTTGATGAGGTTTTTGTCTTTaaggaaagaagaaagaagttaTAATACCATATGTTGAAGGCTTAATGCTTTATATAAGAAGCGGATCGAGCCAAGTTGGTAGGGGCGTTAGTCAATATAATTAAGATGGAAgaatgtattaattaattacctaATAGTCACATATCGTTTTCCGTTGAATATGTTCGAATCATATCAACAAGATTAATAAATGCttgagtttattattattttttttaaatgaatttcGCTTAAAACTTCGtatcgtggtctaattcgaagaaatgaaggtttaatcggatttttaagtttttcagcGAGTATTTGCCGTTTCCGatgagtttgaaaaaaaataatctgttattttttaattgtatgcataaactaatcacaaaaagttattgtgtgcataaactaatcccaaaaagttattgtgtgcatgtcacaTAAGCAGTTAACGGGTCAACGTGACCTGGTCACTTTTGCATGCTATAGGActattgaacaagtttcctgTATACAATAAAGATGACCTAAAGTTCgtgtacacaataacttttgagcattaattgactgcatttctgggtacttatccaaaaaaaaaaaaaaaaaaaaaaaaaaaaacaaactatctCAAAAACcaattccaaaaaaaatataaaaatctatTAGGGTTTGATCTTCTCAAATATCCAACCGATTATATTATTTTAGAAACTAGCATGATGCCCACATTATTTGTCACGTCAAATGAGTGATCAATGGTTGCAGTTCATTTTTACATAAGTCTTTAAGTAATTTCTTCATTTAATTCGATACAAGTTTTTTTGTTGGTCATGTAatttatgtattaattttaaTGTTCAAACTAAGCCATTAAGGTACATCataattacaaatataaaaaataataaaatatcagAAAAATAGCTTAGTTGCTTTCTAATAAAATTGATATGCTTCTAACTATTGCTTGGAAAAAAAACTTCATTTCGGTAAAGTTTATTAGATGTACATATTACATTTGtcatttaaatttgtttttggCGGTGGGGGGATAAGTTACTTATTCTCATAGTTTGCTAATTGAcatttatatagataaaaatttaACACTAATTAAGGATTTAGCTTAGGgttatatttaaaagttaatcAAAATCAAGATTACCTGCTAAACTTGGAGCGCAAAAATTCAATTCACAGTAACACTTTTTGTACTGAAGCTCAACAAAAGTCATCAAATGAAGATTACCTACTACAATCCAGATGGAATAAGTCAGAATATCCTATGCAAAAACAAGACTACATAACAACTTGTTCaattaataaaaatgtattcTCTTATTAGTATTAGCCTCCATGAGTCAAGAACTTGACAATAGCCTTCCCAATTCAGAAAACATTTAGTCAATGGTGTGAGTACATTTTTATATGAGAAAAGTAAGTATAAGGCtgtccgacatctaagcttagatgtggaactcatcacatacaaattttttaatatttctttattaatgaataaatgttttggcccccatgaattttatggattaaaaaaaaacaatatatgagtgttacacacctaagcttaggtacctaacagccttatatttctatcccctttttatatatattattatggcTGCTCAAAGATTTTTCTTGTTCAGTGCatctcaacatatatatattattttttttaactaaaaatcatttttttttcatatttaaatacaaataaattatgaaatttTCCATATTAAACATTGTATATACTTTTGTAAATTTTCATGCATCAGTTATATATACTTctgttttgtaaatttttatacaaaaaatgatttttatgtCTAAAACATATACCTAAAGATTTGTCTAATGAATTAGATGTTTAACATGTGCATGTGTTTTCTCTCTTTTAATCTCACCTTGCATCATGCAATGTGTCATCATCTTATCTTTATACATAGTTGTAGTCATACAAATTATGACtatttaacattatacattaaacAAGGCATGTTTATACATCCTTTAATGTAAGagttatataaatattgtttatatcgtattatatttaatcttattttatatatgcaaataaacctaataagttataaatagtttttaaaGTAGCAAAGTcaactttttaataagttatataaaacttgGCATAGGCCATAATATATGGAGTAATTTTTAGAAATACATGTAGAGTGTAATATTTTGTAGGTAAGTAGGCTTTCTAGTATGGATTCGGTTAGCACAGCATAATCTAAACTGTTCGTTAGTATTATATTCGATCTGCacctgtaaaaaaaaaaaagcggtTAGTACGttgttaatataattaataaatcgTAAGGACTTTTCAAAGGGTATTGTAAACATAACCATATGTGTTGTTAAAATGCATGAAGTAGTGTACAGTTAATTATTATCAATTCGATCGGGCATGAGCTTAACATTTCCTTAATTGTTTGGCAAACCATATTTGTTAGAAATATTAATTGTATAGGGGTAATTTGGATAGAATGGAGAAATAAAGAGTCAGCATCATTCGCTTTGTATGATATTATAGATAATGATATTAATATAATTCTTTTTGTACACTTTGccttttataaatcaagaattTTTCAACAAATTAATTCTACATTATTAGGTcttaaaaagagaaagaaaaaataaaatttgtagtTGGCTATGGCTCATTAGTGTGTCTCAACTTCTATCTATTTTTTAATACTGATTTTTCCCCTTCTTTTAATCTCTAGCCAGGGGCGGTGTAAAGGGTGGACAAAGTGGACGACGAGCCGAAGTCTGATTTTTTAAGGGGTccgattttttatatttattgttatattatataaaattaaaacttatatgCGGATTATAAAGGAAAGTAAGAAGGGATTGTTTACACAATTTTAATTTGTCAATTATCTCCACCTTTCATTTATTTTGCAGGTGATGATCTTCTAATATTCTATCTATTGTTTTGTGTAGATAAAAACTAATTGCAAACTCTATCCATTTTTATCTttcttgtttattatttgtagtatGTTAATGCATTagtatgattttgtttttttttttagtttctttaagaataacttttttgttatgtttattgatataacgTTTAGCTCATATAATGTAAACTTCctatcttgatatatatatatatataatatttgttgcGCTTAGCCGATggacctttttttttctctcggCCAAGACCCATAAATCTTCGAAGACGGCCCTGTCTCTAGCTTTTCGCACAAACACCCTAAATTTGACCTTTCACCCTGAAAAAATTAGAGATTTTACGAATTAATTAGTATAATTTTCCCTTGCTTTCAACCATATATGCACATAGTAAAATTTGGGGTGTTGAAAAGTTTGAATTGGGTACTAGCAAATGATACGCAAGCTTGTGAAATTTTCTATGTTttaccaaaatcaaatacagcatatatttttaattacttttgtgTGTTTAAGTTGACCTTTTGTGTTATTGTGGATTAAATAACTAGTTTTAGAATTTTTCAAATATGTAGACAGTGGACATAGATTAACCAACAATTTCATGGGACCATCAACTATCTTTCGATATAGTAAAAAGTACAACCCAAGGCTACACCATGCACTTGGCACAATACAATGTTTGAAACTAGAAGTGTcattatattatcaaaattagaGTATTACAATATAATGAGtatggtttttatataaatcgaGAAAACACGTACTAAAGTGTTGATAACTAATAAACGGGCTTAATATTTTAATAGGCTAATAAAAAGTGGGCCTACCGTACGTATATGCTAACATCCCCCTCAAACTCACAATATTTTTGCTAAATGCATCAAGAGTTTGTCAAATAAACTTCTAGAATGTGAAACAAGATAGATACGCCTTTTTGTAAATATACCATGCAATCTATTAAATTAAGTAGAATGAACAAATGGTAGCTAGGGAGATGGCGTCAAGCTGAAAACGATAACGGATAAAATCACAATCAACTTCTAGGCACTTTTTGGTATTACAATGTCATGAAGTTGAACCTTTTATGAGTGTCACACTGTCACCCACTTACCCATAGATACACGTAATCAGTGTAACCAACCAATGTAAGTCAAGAATTGAAAATTCAATGTTCAATTCAAAtgctaaaatatttatataatagtaacTTGTCTTCATGTAAATGCATAATGCATAGCCTTTTTATAGTATTTTTTGTTCCTTTGAATCTCTGTATTTAGACATCAAACTTCTTGTTTAATTCAATATAAGAAAAAGTATACATGacaaaaataattgaaataatGTTAAATAGGTTTGGTAAAAAAGGACAGGTAGTATTtgtaaaattaaatagtacGTTTTTGGaacaaattgtattttttttgtcactATGATATATATCACGCGATTTGCAAGACTGATCCAGTGATCCAACTTATTGCAAAGTGACTATTTTAGTTCAGTTTTCATGTTTTGGCTGCAATCTCAATCCAGATAGTAACATCCATCTATTTTCCATTGTTGATGAAGTCTTTTGTCCCTCACGTTAGGGTCAATATCGtctttttacatataaataagcatagaaaaatatcaaaatatcataattatttattaaacaaacgAGAGTAAGTAACCGCGCGTTatgacggtgagatggtgagggtgatagctaggtcatagagtatgatagtcaaataccttagccgtacgggcttcttctcggatttaaaaattctttgaaagtatatcgaatgacatctctaattaaagagcatgaaattttaagaacaaccatataatttttataatttatcgatgtatggtttttgagataaaagattttgaatgaattggagtaataaatgatatatggaagagaagaaaaaaaagattggttgaaatttgaggagagagaaagggtattatagttattttagataaatataaaatagataggagagacattttggggaaatacttaaaatcaatattgaaaatttagaggctttttgctttataatccgagagcaagtactcgcgcgttgcggtggtgagatggtggggtgataggtcataggtcAAAGAgagtcatagccaaatgtcttagctgtacgggctccgctctcaaatttaaaaattcgttgaaagtatatcgaatgacatctttaatgaaagagcacgaaattttaagaacacccatacaatttttataatttatcgatgtacggtttttgaaataaaagaatttgaatgatttgaaggaataaataatttatggaggagagagaaagaatataattggttgatatttgaggagagagaaaaaggtaatatagttattttagataaatatagaatagatagcaGTGATATtttaggaaagtaaatgttgaaacttaaaatttaaacatggtaaatttgctttataatatattatagatatagatagtatagatataaatatagattataagATAAACTTTAATCTAAAAAACCAAAAGTCTTAAACATTATATACTCAATGCGCCACAAATTTATTCAATTACATAGTTGGCAAACATAACCATTGGTCGGAAAACTAAACCAGCGGCCAAAGGATCGGATAATTGATCGGTGGGCTGGGAAAACACATTGATCGTGGTGGGGTTCTGGCAGAGAGTGGTGGCGTTACAATGGTCATCATTTTTAAACCCAACACCCAACAAACCCTTAACCATCTTCACCGCCACCACAATCGCTCATTGTTTTTCCGGTCAACACCCATTAAACCCTTAACCTTTGTGGTTGTCACTCGCTTCGTCTTCGGAGATGCTTTTAAACAAAAAGTCAGATATTGGtcttgttaatttgttattgttGAAGCTTTGAGTGTTTAAACAAAAACGCAGATCTTGGTCTTCTTGTTGTTATCTCCAGAGTGTTTAATCAAATTAGATTTGAGAAATATTTTTGCTTGAAATGACATAAATCTGTTGAATGGAAAGCGGATTTGAagaataaaaacattaacaaaagATAGGAGGGTGATGATAATTAAGATTGAGTTTGTTTTTGTGGTGGGTTTGATTGGTTTAATTGGGTTGAGATTATATGTAAATTATGTAAGAAGGTAATATGGgctagaaaaaaaaagagatggaTTTATATGGGAAAGAAATGGGTTCTTGGCTGagtgaaagaaagaagaaaaggtGAAGAGAAGACTATATTGCCCATCACATGTAAGGGCACATTGGTGCTTTAACGGTTAATAATCAACTGAATCGTTAACTTGGACCGAGAATGCAACTAAAACATGAAAACTAGACCAAAATCGCCAATTTACAATATGTTAGGACTGTTTTTGCAAATGGGATGGTATCACATTCATGAGGACCAATAACACaatttgttcattttttttatatttattttcaaataagTTAACCTTCATCATTTTTACATTTGATAAAAAAATGAAGGCTCGATGTGGAGTTAGTCTATTTGATAAAAGCTTTGGTTTCTTGGAAAAAACACTAAAGTTCAAATTCTGACAATGGaattttttgaagtttataatgtAAAGTAGGAATAAACTAAGATTTGttgttattaaaagaaaaaactaatcaaaatcgggataaaaagatatatatttcttatataCCACGTATCTCTTTTGGAAAATAAATTACatattaattatgaaaattgaTTGGTGTTCTAACACCTAATCGGGTGCTATTGTAGTTGTTTGCTAACTTaatattaaaaggatttttggAAGGATAATTTGgtggattaatcattttttaaataaatgggTAATGATATATCTTCATAAATCATCTTCCGAAAAGTCCTCCTAATTATAAGATCATGACATTCggcaaaataaaaagatatttggAATGAGAATAATTGTAATCCACATGTCATTTTTTGAGGATTGTAGAGGGATATATGATTACCTAtctaaagatataaaaatatattagaaatTATCATCTTACAAATTtgtataaagagaaaaaaatatatctatttagaataataatttgtttttatgttaaaaaaaatatatatattttgcataTATCTTTTTGGGgcaatgattaatcctcctaatataatagcctaaaaatcctcctaactttTAGATGAGGACgtgtgtaacatcccaaacttttcaagtttgacttATCGTTGACCGTTAGTTGATCCTTAACGTCGTTAGTCTCTTTAATTGCTAGTTGATTAATAAGTTGTTAAATGATAATTAAGGTGCCTATATGTGGATATGTTATAGAGTATGTGATGCTAAAATGGTGTGTTGGTTCACCATTATGTGCTTAAAACGTTAATTGGCCTTCCGTTAGTGTACATATTAGCTTCGGGCCTTAGTTATTAGACCATTATGTGTTTTTGGACTTGTTTGAGTGGGTTTTAGTCAAGCCCAACCATAGTGAACGAAAATTAAAGCCTAAATGGCTGGTCCATTAGTAACAAGTCTAATAACTTCCTTTTAATTCATTCTTATCATTTTATAACTTATTATCACTAGATTTTGTCATTCTCTCTTATTTTCTCCACCTTATTCTCCCATATTTCATTTTGAACTCCTGGAAATCAGTAAGtaaattattttcatatgtttatgtTCATTACAATGATCCTTGCTTGTATCTAGAGATTTCCATGCCAAAAATTAACGTTTTCGGAGATATTTTGGGATCTCAATGATGACGGATATACAAGAAGGTTTAAGCACAGTAAAATCATTCTTTTTTGATGTATTTTAATGTTATGTATTTATTTGAAAGTATCTTGATTAATACATATGGATTTCAAAAGCCGATTTGTACCGTGTTTAACGTCTTTTTCATTAGATCCgaagaaataaatatttaaaaatggaTTTTCTTCTGAAATTAGATTCTCTACTGAAAGTCATGAGTTTTGCAAAAAGAATCACTTGATTTGGTTGAATAACGAATCGGGAATCtcgttttaaacttttataaacgTGTTGTAACATCTCTGTcgttttattattaaaatgaaTATTAAAACGAAATATTTTCTGAAGTTATATTCTTTAATGAAAAACGAATATTATGCAAAAAGAATCAATTAAATCCGTTATCTAACGAAGTAGAAATCATGTTTTGAAGTTACATATGCAATAAGCATTTTAATgttcatcatcaacaaaaaaaaaaagaaaggaaagcaGCTCACGAATTTTTCCAAAGCCCCGTCGAGACCTGATGTCACATCAGACGCTGACATCATGCTGATGGCATCTTGCTGATGATAGCGTTAACCTGAATTTACGTTTTAGTCCATGCAGTTTTAGATCTATTCTTTTTAGTCCCTGCAGTTCCGGATTTGTCAGTTTCGGTCCCTGATGTTTcagaaaagatgattttgatccCTGTAGTTTCAAAAGTGAGTTTTGATCCCTGTAGTTTTGAAAGTGACAATTTTGATCCCTATAGTTTGAAAAGTGACAGTTTTGATCCTTGTAGTTTTGAAATTGACAGTTTTAATCCCTGCAGTTTTGAAATTGACAGTTTTGATCCCTGTAGTTCTAAATTGACATATTTGGTCCTTGCAGTCTAAAAGATTGAAATTGTTGTTTTTGAATCTTGTGAGAttgaaattgta
Coding sequences within:
- the LOC122594457 gene encoding coniferyl alcohol acyltransferase-like; the protein is MDSYGTNFSVSIKQKDVVVAALPVQNHWLPMSNLDLLLPELDVGVFFCYKKSDFYTENVNLLKKSLAQALSPFYPLAGEIVQNIHGEPELLCNSRGVDFIHAYADVMLKDIDLHHPDDSVKTKFVPVKKSGVFSVQVTELNCGGLVIGCKFDHRVADAYSMNMFLVAWAEISKSEAISTVPSFRRSMLNPRRPLLIDSLYDTLFVPLSSLPPPNPSVPTNPLISRIYYVKSEAINNLQSISSLNGNPKRSKLVSLTAYLWRLMSECEDGSKTCRMGVVVDGRKRLDKLSLPMENYFGNILSIPYGQVVSDQLRDMPLSQVTTLVDDFINVATTEDHFRGLIDWVELKRPKQAVAKIYTKIEENDGDAIVVSSGQRFPVESVDFGWGKPRFGSYMFPWGGQTGYVMPMPSAKSNGDWIVYMYLLEKHLEIVETKGSEVFHPLNSTYLDF